The genomic window GGAGGCTTGATAGATGCGGAGTTTCTCATTCAGTATTACACGCTTTTAGAAGGACTTAGAGAGCCATCCATGATAAGGGCGTGCCAGAGGCTAATGGGAAAGTATCCAATACTTAGAGAGACTCACGAACACTATACCTTTCTAAGGCTTGTGGAAACAAGGCTAAGGCTCTCCAAGGAGAGGGCAGGGTCCTTGCTAGGACCTCAGGAGAGCAAACGGGTGGCAAGCTCTTTGGGTATGCAGGTGGAGGAGCTTCAGGAAAAGGTTGGGCAGAGTATGAGGAGACTAAGAGAGATATTCCTTGAGGTTTTTGACTGAATTTCACAAAAGGAGCGAGGCTACCAAAAAGTAGATGAACACAGATATAATGTCCTGCAGGAAGGTGGCAAGCGGACCACTTCCATGGGCTGGGTCTGAGCCAAGCCTTTTGAGAAACATAGGCAATATAGATGCTACAAAGCCGGCCACAGTAGAGGTGAGGAGTATGGCAAGGGATACCACAAGGGCGATTTTTAAATCCTTCCAGAAGATGATGCTAACCTTTTGTTAAAACTTAACCTAAGAGAGTCAGAGCCTTTATGACCCTTTCCACCACCTTCTCCTTTGGCATCACATCGCACAGTATATCCACGCCCACCCCCTCAAGCTCACCGGTAAGAGAAGCCCTTAAGGCATGCCACACATCCTTAGCCTTCAAGTTTAGCTCCCTTTGTATCTCCTTGACTATCTCCTTTACCTTTTGTGAGTTTAACTGACCCTCCTGCACCTTCTGAAGGAATAGCTCTAACACATCCCTTGAGTGCTGGTTTTCAAGAACCGCCATCGCCTCCTCTGAGTAGCTTAGGCTTTCTGCAAAGAAGGGTCTTAACCTTTCTACGCCTTCCAGCAAGGTATCAAAGGAGTCTCTGGTCTTTTGGAGAACCCTTTTCACATACTCCTTGTCAGCTCTATAGCCCGCTCTTTCCAAAAAGGGCATAAACTCCTCCACAAGCCTATCAAGAGAAAGCACCTCTCTTATATATACTCCGTTCATCCACCTTAACTTTTCCTTGTTAAAGACCGCAGGTGCGGAGTTTACCCCTTCCAAGGTAAACAACTCTATAAGCTCCTCTTTGGAGAATATTTCCCTTCCTTCTTCTGGTGGAGACCAGCCAAGAAGACAGAGGAAGTTAAAAAGTGCAGGAGATAGGTAGCCTTCTTCTCTGTAGTTTCTAACAGAGACCGCACCATGCCTCTTGGAGAGTTTGCTCCGGTCTTCGCCCAGTATAACAGGTAGGTGGGCAAACTTTGGAATTTCAAAGCGGAGGGCTTCGTATATGAGTATCTGCTTGGGCGTGTTAGGAATGTGGTCTTCTCCCCTTATCACATGAGTGACCCCCATGAGGGCATCGTCCACCACCACCACAAAGTTGTAGGTGGGCGTTCCATCGCTCCTAACTATCACAAAATCCCCAAAATCATCCACATTTATAGCTATATGACCCTTTATGAGGTCTTCAAAGACCACAACCCTGCCATCTGGCACTCTGAAGCGTATGGTATAGGGCTTGCCTTGTCTTTTGAACTCTTCCACTTCTTCTTTGCTTAGAGCTCTACACTTGCCAGAGTATCTGTAAGGCACTCCCCTTTCTTCTGCCTTTTTCCTTTCTTCTTCAAGCTCTTCCACGGTGCAAAAGCAGGGATAGGCATGTCCGCTCTCTATGAGCCTTTGGGCGTATTCCTCGTATATGTGAAACCTCTCCGATTGTTTGTAGAATTCATCCCATTCTATGCCAAGCCACTTAAGGTCCTCAAGGAGCATTTCCTCAAACTCCTTTGTAGACCTTTCTCTGTCTGTATCTTCTACCCTGAGGATAAACTTCCCGCCGTGATGTCTGGCAAAAAGGTAGCTAAATATGGCGGTTCTTGCGTTTCCAAGATGCAGGTATCCCGTAGGACTTGGTGCAAAGCGTGAAACTACCATGAGAAACTATTATAACTTTTTAAGCCTCTTGTCCCAAAGCCCTCTCTTTTTCCTATCTTCAAAGGTAAGGCTGACCCCATGAAGGGAAAGCTCATAGAGAACCTTGTGCTTTTCCTTATCCGCAGACTCAAGCCTCTTTATAGCATAAGCCACATATTCTTCAGAAATATCTATTCCTATATACGCCTTACCCAACAGCTTTGCAGATACAAGTGTAGTCCCTGTGCCACAAAAGGGGTCTATGACTACACCGTATCTGTCTTCAAGAATAGAGTAGATTATCCTTGTAGGAAGCTCTATGGGAAAAACCGCAGGATGGTCCTTGTGTCCTTGTTCTGGTCTTATGTCCCATATGGATGTGAGCTTTGCATGACTTGGACTTAGCTCCTTAGGTTTACCCTTTACAAGCCAATATATCCTCTCTTCAACCTGCCAAAACCTCCACCCTCTGATGTTCCCTGCTATCTTCCTGTTCCATATAATCTCCTGCCATATATTCCACTTGGTTTTTGTAAGCCACTCAAGAGGATGTATCATCTTTCCGTTTTCGTATCTAACCTTGTGGTTGTAGAAAAAACTGCCACCCTCCTTTATCACCCTGTAGAGTTCATCTAAAACGTCTATCTGCCATCTTTGATAGTCCTCTTCCTTCATAGCGTCTCTGTAAGTTTTGTATATCACTTTTGGCACAAGCCAACCGCCATGTTTTTCCTTTTTGTTATAAGGCGGTGAAGTTATCCCAAGGTCTATGGAGCCAGAGGGTATGTCCCTAAGAACTTCTAAAACATCTCCGCATATAACTCTGTTGAGAAACTCTTCTATGCTATGCATTGCACTTTTTATTTACCAAGACTACTATAGTAATCACACCACTTGCTTATTGGACATTCTCCGCACTTTGGCTTTATGGGTTTGCATATGGTTTGACCAAAGGCTACCAAAAGTCTGTTGTAGTCTCTCCAATACTCTCTTGGCAGTATTTCCATCAAAGCCTCTTCTGTCTCTTCTGGAGTTTTTGTCTTCACAAGCCCCCACCTGTTGCTTATGCGATGCACATGCACGTCTACCGCTATGGCTGGCTTTCCAAAACCTTCAGAAATCACAATGTTTGCTACCTTTCTTCCCACGCCCTTTAGCTTTAAAAGGTTTTCAAGATTGTCTGGAACTTTACCATTAAAGTCTTCTACAAGCTGTTTTGCAAGCTCCTTTAATTGTCTTGCCTTGTTTCTATAAAAGCCTACGGGGTATATGAGTTTTTCAAGCTCCTCTTGGTCTATCTCCAAAAGGTCTTGTGGGTCTTTGACCCTTTGTAAAAATCTTTTGCAGACCTCTGCGGTTGTTTCGTCTCTTGTCCTTGTGGAAAGGAGAGCACAAAGAAGTGCACTAAGAGGGTCTTTCCTCTTTTGTGCTATGAGTTTTACTATTGGTGCATGCCACTTTGGAAACTCCCTTTTCATTATCTCAAGCACTTCAGGAAGGTCTTCCCTGGTCATTGGGCTTTATATTTTACGACAGCAAGAAGAAGTCCAATAGCTAAAAGATGTAGCCCTACAGAGTAAACTATGAGAAAAAGGAGAGAATACTGGTAAAGCAGACCCATTAGAGCACCACCTAAGAAGGCAGAAAGCCCCATAAAGAAGTGGAAAAGACCATAAGCCCTTCCTCTTGCGTCTTCTGAGGAGAGCTTGGCAACCGCAGACCTCATTATAGATTCTTGAACTCCAAGGCTTATACCCCAGAAGACCACCGCCAAAAGTGGCTGGCTTATAAGAAGTAGAAAGAGGGTAGAAAACATACCAATAGAAAGTCCAGCAATCAAAGACATAAAGCCAACCCTATCGTAAAGAACACCAAAAAGAAGTGCGGACAGGGCATCCACTCCCATAGCAAGTGCAAAGAAGAGGGCTACCTGCCAACCCTCAAAGTTTAGTTTTTGAGTTAGATGAAAACCCATAAGTGGAAACTGCAAAAAGCCAAGAGAAACAAGGCAGGAAGCAATAAGATATAGATAGAAGGCTTTGCCAAGAGAAGCCTCTGACCCTCGTCTTTCCTTCTGCAAGTCTTTTACTTCCAAGCCTTTTGCCTGCAAGAGAAAGAGCATGGCAAAGACCGCAGGCACAAAAAGCAGTGCAAAGGCAAGCCTATAACCAAAACCAAGATAAAGCACGAGGGCGACCACAGAAGGACCAAGAACCGCACCAATCTGGTCAAGAAACTCATGAAGACCGAAACCTTTTCCATGACCCACTACCTGAGTAGCCTTTGAAAGAAGTGTATCCCTTGAAGGAGTTCTTAGTCCCTTTCCCGTCCTCTCAAGAAGCAAAAGAAGGCTTGCGGTCTGCCAACTGCCTGCAAGAGAGAGAAGAGGAACCGCAAAAAGGTTTAGGGCATACCCACTTAGGGTAAAAGCCCAGTAGCTCCTTAGTTTATCAGAAAGAAAGCCAGAGAGAAGCCTAACCCAGTATCCCAGAAGCTCTGCCAGACCAGACACAAGGCTAACCCAAAGGGCGGAAGCTCCGAGAAAGGCGAGGTAAGGACCTATAATACCCTTTGCACCCTCGTAGGTAAAGTCCGCAAAGAGACTAACTACCCCCATAAGGACTATAAACCTGTATGCTCTTTTTTTATCCCACATCTATGCTCTCTACCTCACCCACAAGATTAAGCTCGGGAAGGAAAGACCTGACCCCTTCAAGAACCTCCAAAAGTCCAGAAAAGGTGTCTGGCGTGGCTATAAGATAAACCTCCTCTGAGGATTTTTCCCTTGTCCTTACTATGGCATATCTGCCAGACCCGTCTATGAGGGCTGTAAAAAGACCTATCTTCTCCTTAGGAACTTTTACCAGAAGAACCCTTGCCTTTACCTCTTTGCTCATGGCTAACTATCTTTGCACCAAATATGTCCTTTACCTTCTCCACAAAGGGTGGCAGACCGCCTTCCTCTTCCTTTTCCTCTACCACGAAGTCAATCTTAGGGTTCAAAGCCTTTATCTTTTGCATATTCTGTTCTATTAGGTCTCCCTTTCTTACAAAAAAGACAAACTTGTCTTCCTTGACCTCATACTTTGACCTTTTGAGTGCCTCCATTAAAAGGATGTCCAGCTTACCCTCAAGAGGTTTAAAAGGGTCTTCTTGCTCTGCTTCTTGTTTAGTTTGCTCCTTTTGTGTAGGTTCTACAGGTCTTTCAGAGGACATATACCTTATAAGCTCTCCAATGGGAAGAATGTCTCTGATTATCTGGGTCTTTATTATGGCAAGCTCACAGGCTCTGAGAAAGTCCCTGCTCCTTGCGTCAAGCCTTGCGGTGTTAACTACCTTTTCTAAATAGAGCAGTGCATTTAATGGAGTGTCCGCAAAACTCTTATGAAACTCCTCTACCCTCATAACCTTTTCTGGGTTCTTTAGGCTTTTGTAGAGCATTAGGTTTCTTATTTCCTCTTCAAGAGAGTCCCAAAATCTTGTGAGATTAAAACCTCTCTGGCTTATATCTCTTATAAAGGCAAGGGCTTGGTCTGTTTCAGAGTTTAAGAGGAGTTTAAGAAAATCCCTTACCCTCTCTTGAGATACTATACCCAAAAACTCTTCAAGGGTTTCAGACTTTACCTTACCCTCACCGTAGGTGCTTGCTTGGTCAAGCAAAGAAACCGCATCCCTCATACCACCATCGCTGAGCCTTGCTATAGTTATAAGAGCTTTTTCTTCACACTCAACACCTTCTCTTTCGCATATAGCCTTTAGATATTCCGCTATCTCCTCTTCCCTTAGTTTTGTGAAGATTATCCTTTGGCATCTTGAGAGTATGGTGGGCATTATCTTTTCATATTCTGTGGTGCAAAGCACAAAGATGGTCTTTGGTGGAGGTTCTTCAAGGGTCTTTAAAAGGGCATTAAAAGCCTCTCTTGTAAGCATATGGGCTTCGTCAAGGATGTAAACCTTGTATTTACCCTTTATGGGTGCATAAGAGACTGCATCCCTTATGGCTCTTATATCGTCTATACCCCTGTTGGAAGCAGCGTCTATCTCAATAAGGTCTGGAAAGTTCCCCTTGTCTATGGAAAGGCAGTTTTCACACCTTCCGCAGGGTTCGCCCTCCTCTGGCTGGAGACAGTTTACCGCCTTTGTTAGTATCCTTGCAAGGGTGGTCTTCCCCGTTCCTCTTGGACCCGCAAAGAGGTAAGCATGGGAAAGCTTGTTAAGCCTTACCGCATTTCTCAGCACACGCACTGCTACATCCTGACCTACCACCTCGGAGAACCTCTTTGGTCTATACTTCCTTGCAAAGGGAACATACATGCTGTTAAATAGTATAATCCTTATTGCAAAACTTTTTTCCTTCGTTATCTTTATCCTATAAGAGAGGTGTGAGAGATGTTTGAGAAATTTACCGAGAAGGCAAGACAGGTAATCCTCCAAGCAAGGGAGGAAGCCATAGAACTTGGGCATACATACCTTGGCAGTGAGCATATACTGTTAGCCCTTATAAGGGAGGAAGACCTTCCCTCCCTCGTGCTTACACGCTTTGGGCTGACCCAGGAGAAGGTGCGTAAAGCCATAATGGGTCAGATAACCCGCGGGAGCCACTCGGGTGAGATACTTTTTGCACCAGACGCCAAAAGGGTCCTTGAGTTTGCGGTGGAAGAGGCGCGCATACTGCACCACCAGTTTGTGGGACCCGAGCACCTGCTTATAGGCATCGTCAGAGAAAAGACGGGCTTGGGTGGAAGGATACTCAGAGGCTTTGGTCTTGATGAGTATTCTGTCAGAAGGGAGGTCCTGCAAATTCTTGGGGAGCTTCCTCCTCAAGAGACCACCAAGTATGCACCCACTCCAAACCTTGACAGGTTCTCAAGAGACCTCACGCAGATGGCAAGGGAAGGTAAGTTAGACCCTGTCATAGGAAGGGAGAAGGAAATAGAAAGGGTCATACAGATACTGGTCAGAAGAAGAAAGAACAATCCTGTCCTCCTTGGCGACCCCGGTGTTGGTAAAACCGCCATAGTGGAAGGTCTTGCACAAAGAATAGCCTACAAACAGGTGCCAGACCCCCTTCTCAACAAAAGGGTCGTAGCCCTTGACCTTGCAGCCTTGGTGGCTGGGACAAAGTATAGAGGTCAATTTGAAGAGAGGCTCAAAAATATCCTCAAGGAGCTTGAAAAGGCACCTAACGTGATACTCTTTATTGATGAGATACACACCCTTGTGGGAGCAGGTTCCGCAGAGGGTTCCATAGATGCCAGCAACATGCTAAAGCCAGCCTTGGCAAGGGGTGAAATACAGGTTATAGGTGCCACAACCCTTGACGAATACAGGAAATACATAGAAAAAGATGGTGCTTTAGAAAGAAGGTTCCAACCCATCATAGTGGACCAGCCATCGCAAGAGGACACCATAAGGATACTCTATGGGCTTAAAGCCAAGTTTGAGGAGTTCCACAATGTGGAATACAAGCCAGAAGCCATAGAGAAGGCGGTTGTGCTTTCTGAAAGATACATAACAGAAAGAAACCTGCCAGACAAAGCCATAGATGTAATAGACGAAGCTGGCTCTCTGGTAAAACTCAGGGCATACCAGCTACCACCTGAACTAAAGGAGATAGAAGAGAAGATAAGGGAAATAGAAGAGAAGAAAGAAGAGGCCGCAAACCAGCAAGACTACGAAAAGGCAGCGAGACTAAGGGATGAGGAGCTAAGGCTAAGGGCTAAGCTGGAGAGCCTCAAAGCCAAGTGGAGACAGGAGATGTCCGCCAACAGACCAAAGGTAACAGAAGAGGATGTGGCCGAGGTGGTGGCAAGGTGGACAGGCATACCTGTCAAAAGGATACACGAAAACGATATGGAAAAGCTCCTACACATTGAGGAAGAGCTTCACAAGAGGGTTATAGGGCAAGATGATGCCATAAAGGCTATAGCCAAAGCCATAAGAAGGTCAAGGGTGGGACTAAAGGGTAGGCACAGGCCCATAGGCGTTTTCCTTTTCCTCGGACCAACAGGCGTGGGAAAGACCGAAACCGCAAAAGCCCTTGCGGAGTATCTCTTTGGCTCTGAGGAAGCACTCATTAGGTTTGATATGTCTGAGTATATGGAAAAGCATACTGTCTCAAGGCTTGTGGGTGCACCTCCGGGATATGTGGGTTACGAGGAGGGTGGACAGCTCACAGAAAAGGTCAGAAGAAGACCCTACTCAGTGCTACTCTTTGACGAGATAGAAAAGGCTCACCCAGATGTGTTTAATATCTTCCTCCAGATATTTGATGACGGAAGGCTCACCGATGCCATGGGAAGAACGGTGGACTTTTCCAACACCATAATCATAATGACCTCCAACCTGGGTGCAAGGCTAATAGCCCATGGCTCTCAGATGGGCTTTGAGAAGAAGTTCGGCATGATAGACTACGAGCAGATGAAAAAGAATGTGCTTGACCAAGTCAAGAGGACCTTCAGTCCAGAGTTCCTCAACAGGCTTGACGAGATAATAGTATACAGACCCCTTGAGAAGGAAGATGTGGTAAAGATACTGGAGCTACAGCTTGAACAGATCAACAAAAGCCTGCAGGAGTGGAATGTGAAGGTCAAGCTCCACAAGAGCTTCATAGACTGGATAATAGACAAGGAATACAAGCCCGAGTATGGTGCAAGAAGCCTAAAGAGGGCCCTTCAGCACCACGTGGAAGACTTGCTGGCAGAAGAGCTTCTCAAGGGAAGCCTCGCAGATGTGGAAGTGGTAGAGATAAAGGTCAAGGATGACAAGCCTTACATAAAGCCTGTGAAAAAGAAGGAGAAGCTGGAAGCCATCTTCAACCAGTGAGAAGCTGGGCTGGGTTTTCTAGGGCAAAGACCTTGGATACCCCGCCCCTTCCGCTAACGCCTATGACCTTGTCTGCAAAACTTGCGAGGACTTCCCTCAACGTGACCACTATAAACTGAGCTTTTTTTGACCTCTCCTTTATAAGCTCTCCCACCCTTCTGGCGTTTGCTTCATCAAGGTGTGCATCCACTTCGTCAAAGTAATAGAAGGGTGATGGTCTGTAGTCTTGTATGGCGAAGATAAGAGAAATAGCAGCAAGTGTCTTTTCACCACCAGATATGGCTTCTAAGTATTGCACCTCCTTTCCTCTTGGCTTTACCACCAAGCTCACACCACCAGAAAATGGGTCATCCTCTCTCTCAAGCACCATGTATGCCCTTCCACCAGGAGAAAGCTCAGAGAAAATGTGCCTAAGGTTTCTATCCACTGCCTGAAAGGTTTCCATAAAGGCTCTTAGCTTTTTTGTCTCTATTTCCTGTATGAGTTCTTTTATAGACTCCTTTTCCTCTTTTAGCTTTTTGTATCTTTCCTGATAGTCTGTGTATCTCTCTTCATATTCCCTGTATTCCTCCTCCGCCTTGAAGTTCACACCGCCGATAGAAGAAAGTTCCTTCAGTATTCTTGAAAGCTCTTCTTTGAGTTTACCAAACCCCTCCTTTACCTCCACCACATCCCCCTCATAGTGGAGGTCTCTCAATTTGCTGAGGCTCTCTTCGTATCTCTCTTCAAGTTTTGCCCTTTCAAGCCCAAGTCTATGAAGCTCTTCTCTTATGGTCTCTTCGTGAAACTTCAACTTTCCAAGTTCTGACTGAAGGATTCTTTGCTCTTCTTCCAGTTTGTCCTTCTTTCTGTATAGTTCGTAAGCCTGCATATTGACCTGCTTTAGTTCTTCTTCTATCTCTTCTCTCTTTCTGTGTAGTCCTTCCAGCTCTTGGTTTAGTTTTTTAATCTCCTCCTGGGCACTGTCAATAAAGGCGAGTTTTCTGCCTATTTCCTTCTGTAAGCTCTCTCTTTCCATCTGTAGCTCTTTTAGTTTTAGCTGTTTTAGGTGTATGGACTCTTTTAGCCTTTCTATCTTTTGCTTTTGTTTTTCATATTCCCGTCTTAGGTCTTCCACTCCAGACTCCTTGTAATGGGTCAGAACCGACTGCCTCTTTATGTTGAGGTTTTCCAGCTTTTCCTCAAGATAAGCTATTTCTTCTTTTAAAGCCTGTGCTTTCCTTTTGGTCTCTTGCGACTCTTGTTCCAATATCTGAAGGTATTCTTCCGCCTTGCGAAGTTTCTCTTCTATATCTTTAAGTCTCTCATAGCCAGCTTTATCGGACTCTTCCACTTCCTCAAGCCTTCTTTTAAGGATGGCTATGATGCTTTCCTTTTCAAGAAGCTCATCCCTGAGAGCTTTTAGGAGCTTTTCCTCCCTTTGTTCCTCTTCCTTCAATTTCTGTTCAAGCTCCAAAAGTCTGTTTAGCTCCTCAAGATAAAAGGCTCTTCCAAGTTCACCCCTTTCTTCGCTATGCCCCCCACTTATGACGCCACTTTTCTCAAAAAGCTCTCCATCAAGGGTGACCATCCTATATGCATTCCCAAGGGACCTCGCAGTCTCAAAGCTGTCCACAAGGAGCGTGTCTCCAAAGATAAACCTTACTGCCCTTTCAAACCTTCTGTCGTATTCTAAGAGGTTCACCACAAAGTCTATAACACCCCTTTGTCTTGGTGGATAAGGTGGCAGGTTCGTTTCCCTTATCCTGTTCAAGGGTATAAAGTTTAGCCTTCCCCATTTTAGCTCCTTGAGCCTCTGTATGCACCTTTTTGCTACCTCTTCATCTTGAACCACCACATAGGAGAGCCTTCCACCCCCTGCGGTCTCAACCGCTCTGAGGTATTCAAGGTCTTTAACTCTTATAAGGCTTGAAGCTCTGCCGTAAACTCCTTCTATGCCCTCAAAGGGTAGGTCTTCTGGTGGCATGCTTGCCAGCCTACCCTTAAGCATGGATACCTCCTTAATGATTTCTTCTCTTTCTTGTCTTATTTTCCTGAGCCTTTCCTCTTGGCTTTGGTATTTATCCTTCTTTGCCCTTATGGACTTCTCTTCCTCCTTTAACATCTTCTGGTAGTTTTCCCTCTTCAGAAGGGACTCGCCCATGCTTGCCTTTATTTTTTTCTCCTCCTCCCTTAACCTTTCCATATCTTCTCTAACTTTCTCCTTTTTAAGCTCCAGCTCTTTCAGTTTCAGTTCCATCCTTGAAAGCTCTTTCCTTGCCTCCGCCAAAGTATTAGAAAGCTCTTTTAGTTTCTCCTCTGTCCTTTCCATCTCCTCAAGGGAAACCTTTAGGCTCTCCTCCCTTTCTTTTATACTCTTCCAAAGAAGGTTTGTAGCCTCTTCCAAGCCCAAGAGTTCCATCTCCTGCCCCTCAATCTCTCTCAGAAGCTCTTCTTCTTCCCTTTTTAGAGACTCCCTCTGGGATTCAAGAGAGCCTATCTGTTCCTGTGTATAGAAGACTTCCTTCTCAAGGTTTTCAGTTTTCTTTTTATGTTTTTCTATCTCTTGGCTGAGGACTTCAATAGACTGCGACAGCCTGCCAACCCTTTCTCTATAAGGAAAGAGACTCTCGCTTACGCTCTTTAGCTCCTCTTCTAAAAGGGTGAGCTTTTCTTCGTATTCTTTAAGCATCCCTTTGAGTTTTCCAAGCTCTTCCTCCTTCTGAGCCATAACTTGGGACACCTGCTGCAGTGATTTTTGAAGGTCATAGGCGGTCTTTAGATTGAGCTTTATCTCTAAAATTCTTCTCTTTTCTTCTAAGTCTCTGTATAGGTTTAGCCTCTTTAGCTCCTCTTTGAGCTTTTCCATCTGCACTTCCATCTCATCCATAAGAAGCCTAAGCTCCCTTAGTTTTAGCTCCACCTCTCCAAGGTCCGCAAGAGCCTTTTGCTTTTTCTCCTCATACTCTTCTATACCCGCTATCTCCTCAAGGAGCTTTCTCCTCTCCACAGGCGTCATCTTCAAAAACCTTACTATGTCTCCTTGAAGCACCACATTGTAGGCGTTTTCGTATATGCCAGCCTTAGAGAGAAAGTCCATCAAATCCCTTTCCCTTACCACCGCACCGTTTATTCTAAAGACCGTTCTCCCATCCTGATAGACTTTCCTTGAGATAACTATATCTTCTTCCTGAAGAGGGAAAAGCCCGTAGTTTTTAAAATGCACCTCCACATAGGCGTAATCCGCTCTGTCGGAGTTTTTTGAGTATATAAGGTAAGAGAGGTTTTTTGCCCTAAGGGTCTTTGCAGTAGCTATGCCAAGGCAAAAGGATATGGCATCACCTATATTAGACTTGCCCGCACCATTTGGACCAACAATACCTATGAAGCCCTGACCTAAGGGTATCTCTACCCTCTCTTTTCCGTAAGATTTAAACCCCTCTAAGGTTATTTTTTCTATCCAAGCCTTCACAGTTTAATAGTATAATTTAATATGGCAATGAATAGATATACAAAAACTGTAGAAAGGGATAGGTTGGAGGAATTGAAAGGAGGGCTTTTAAAAATACTAAAGAGATTCCTAACAGAGGAGTCCTATAAAGTCATTGAACTCAAACACTTAGATGGTTTTTTGAAACTCTTAACATGCGAGGACTTTGATAGGAAAAGTTTTAGGAGGCTGAGGGCTATATCAAAGTTCCTTATAGGCTTGCGTATTCCAGAAACAGCCTTAATACAAGCCTATAAGCTTATAAAGAACTACGCACTTTTAGAGGGGGACGATAAACTTATGTCAAAGATAGAATTTATATTCAAAAAC from Hydrogenobacter sp. T-8 includes these protein-coding regions:
- a CDS encoding DNA-methyltransferase produces the protein MHSIEEFLNRVICGDVLEVLRDIPSGSIDLGITSPPYNKKEKHGGWLVPKVIYKTYRDAMKEEDYQRWQIDVLDELYRVIKEGGSFFYNHKVRYENGKMIHPLEWLTKTKWNIWQEIIWNRKIAGNIRGWRFWQVEERIYWLVKGKPKELSPSHAKLTSIWDIRPEQGHKDHPAVFPIELPTRIIYSILEDRYGVVIDPFCGTGTTLVSAKLLGKAYIGIDISEEYVAYAIKRLESADKEKHKVLYELSLHGVSLTFEDRKKRGLWDKRLKKL
- a CDS encoding endonuclease III domain-containing protein, which codes for MTREDLPEVLEIMKREFPKWHAPIVKLIAQKRKDPLSALLCALLSTRTRDETTAEVCKRFLQRVKDPQDLLEIDQEELEKLIYPVGFYRNKARQLKELAKQLVEDFNGKVPDNLENLLKLKGVGRKVANIVISEGFGKPAIAVDVHVHRISNRWGLVKTKTPEETEEALMEILPREYWRDYNRLLVAFGQTICKPIKPKCGECPISKWCDYYSSLGK
- the dnaX gene encoding DNA polymerase III subunit gamma/tau — its product is MYVPFARKYRPKRFSEVVGQDVAVRVLRNAVRLNKLSHAYLFAGPRGTGKTTLARILTKAVNCLQPEEGEPCGRCENCLSIDKGNFPDLIEIDAASNRGIDDIRAIRDAVSYAPIKGKYKVYILDEAHMLTREAFNALLKTLEEPPPKTIFVLCTTEYEKIMPTILSRCQRIIFTKLREEEIAEYLKAICEREGVECEEKALITIARLSDGGMRDAVSLLDQASTYGEGKVKSETLEEFLGIVSQERVRDFLKLLLNSETDQALAFIRDISQRGFNLTRFWDSLEEEIRNLMLYKSLKNPEKVMRVEEFHKSFADTPLNALLYLEKVVNTARLDARSRDFLRACELAIIKTQIIRDILPIGELIRYMSSERPVEPTQKEQTKQEAEQEDPFKPLEGKLDILLMEALKRSKYEVKEDKFVFFVRKGDLIEQNMQKIKALNPKIDFVVEEKEEEGGLPPFVEKVKDIFGAKIVSHEQRGKGKGSSGKSS
- a CDS encoding ATP-dependent Clp protease ATP-binding subunit, with product MFEKFTEKARQVILQAREEAIELGHTYLGSEHILLALIREEDLPSLVLTRFGLTQEKVRKAIMGQITRGSHSGEILFAPDAKRVLEFAVEEARILHHQFVGPEHLLIGIVREKTGLGGRILRGFGLDEYSVRREVLQILGELPPQETTKYAPTPNLDRFSRDLTQMAREGKLDPVIGREKEIERVIQILVRRRKNNPVLLGDPGVGKTAIVEGLAQRIAYKQVPDPLLNKRVVALDLAALVAGTKYRGQFEERLKNILKELEKAPNVILFIDEIHTLVGAGSAEGSIDASNMLKPALARGEIQVIGATTLDEYRKYIEKDGALERRFQPIIVDQPSQEDTIRILYGLKAKFEEFHNVEYKPEAIEKAVVLSERYITERNLPDKAIDVIDEAGSLVKLRAYQLPPELKEIEEKIREIEEKKEEAANQQDYEKAARLRDEELRLRAKLESLKAKWRQEMSANRPKVTEEDVAEVVARWTGIPVKRIHENDMEKLLHIEEELHKRVIGQDDAIKAIAKAIRRSRVGLKGRHRPIGVFLFLGPTGVGKTETAKALAEYLFGSEEALIRFDMSEYMEKHTVSRLVGAPPGYVGYEEGGQLTEKVRRRPYSVLLFDEIEKAHPDVFNIFLQIFDDGRLTDAMGRTVDFSNTIIIMTSNLGARLIAHGSQMGFEKKFGMIDYEQMKKNVLDQVKRTFSPEFLNRLDEIIVYRPLEKEDVVKILELQLEQINKSLQEWNVKVKLHKSFIDWIIDKEYKPEYGARSLKRALQHHVEDLLAEELLKGSLADVEVVEIKVKDDKPYIKPVKKKEKLEAIFNQ
- a CDS encoding magnesium transporter gives rise to the protein MVSLAILLTSTVAGFVASILPMFLKRLGSDPAHGSGPLATFLQDIISVFIYFLVASLLL
- a CDS encoding DUF4911 domain-containing protein; amino-acid sequence: MSKEVKARVLLVKVPKEKIGLFTALIDGSGRYAIVRTREKSSEEVYLIATPDTFSGLLEVLEGVRSFLPELNLVGEVESIDVG
- the gltX gene encoding glutamate--tRNA ligase, encoding MVVSRFAPSPTGYLHLGNARTAIFSYLFARHHGGKFILRVEDTDRERSTKEFEEMLLEDLKWLGIEWDEFYKQSERFHIYEEYAQRLIESGHAYPCFCTVEELEEERKKAEERGVPYRYSGKCRALSKEEVEEFKRQGKPYTIRFRVPDGRVVVFEDLIKGHIAINVDDFGDFVIVRSDGTPTYNFVVVVDDALMGVTHVIRGEDHIPNTPKQILIYEALRFEIPKFAHLPVILGEDRSKLSKRHGAVSVRNYREEGYLSPALFNFLCLLGWSPPEEGREIFSKEELIELFTLEGVNSAPAVFNKEKLRWMNGVYIREVLSLDRLVEEFMPFLERAGYRADKEYVKRVLQKTRDSFDTLLEGVERLRPFFAESLSYSEEAMAVLENQHSRDVLELFLQKVQEGQLNSQKVKEIVKEIQRELNLKAKDVWHALRASLTGELEGVGVDILCDVMPKEKVVERVIKALTLLG
- a CDS encoding MFS transporter, which gives rise to MWDKKRAYRFIVLMGVVSLFADFTYEGAKGIIGPYLAFLGASALWVSLVSGLAELLGYWVRLLSGFLSDKLRSYWAFTLSGYALNLFAVPLLSLAGSWQTASLLLLLERTGKGLRTPSRDTLLSKATQVVGHGKGFGLHEFLDQIGAVLGPSVVALVLYLGFGYRLAFALLFVPAVFAMLFLLQAKGLEVKDLQKERRGSEASLGKAFYLYLIASCLVSLGFLQFPLMGFHLTQKLNFEGWQVALFFALAMGVDALSALLFGVLYDRVGFMSLIAGLSIGMFSTLFLLLISQPLLAVVFWGISLGVQESIMRSAVAKLSSEDARGRAYGLFHFFMGLSAFLGGALMGLLYQYSLLFLIVYSVGLHLLAIGLLLAVVKYKAQ